A region of Streptomyces sp. WMMC500 DNA encodes the following proteins:
- a CDS encoding TerD family protein: MITLSKDDEPADLAGVTHLSIGVSWDPTVGSSGGLIGKLRQTKGTDLDLIAIAMAGADPVRLAGLDSLDPLGNGALVHSGDNQTGKGDGDDEVVTVEFSRVPDQITAIVFVAAAYKKGSSFQKARNISFKVYDASGGSAQQVADIWPSLLSADNGCAVAKATRAGAAWTLQVINETGKIKQGDERALMRFAAGR, translated from the coding sequence ATGATCACGCTCAGCAAGGATGACGAACCGGCGGACCTGGCCGGGGTTACCCACCTGTCGATAGGGGTCTCCTGGGACCCCACGGTCGGCAGCAGCGGCGGCCTCATCGGCAAACTGCGGCAGACCAAGGGCACCGACCTCGACCTGATCGCCATCGCCATGGCGGGCGCCGACCCGGTCCGGCTGGCCGGCCTGGACTCGCTGGACCCGCTGGGCAACGGCGCGCTGGTGCACAGCGGGGACAACCAGACCGGCAAGGGCGACGGGGACGACGAGGTGGTGACCGTCGAGTTCTCCCGGGTGCCGGACCAGATCACCGCCATCGTGTTCGTCGCCGCCGCGTACAAGAAGGGCAGCAGCTTCCAGAAGGCGCGGAACATCAGCTTCAAGGTGTACGACGCGTCCGGCGGCAGCGCGCAGCAGGTCGCCGACATCTGGCCGAGCCTCCTCTCCGCGGACAACGGCTGTGCCGTGGCCAAGGCGACCCGGGCCGGCGCGGCCTGGACGCTGCAGGTGATCAACGAGACGGGGAAGATCAAGCAGGGTGACGAGCGCGCGCTCATGCGCTTCGCCGCCGGCAGGTGA
- a CDS encoding BTAD domain-containing putative transcriptional regulator has translation MEFRLLGPFEAVRDGAPVSLSRRRQERLLLAVLLLSPGRTVAAGRLAELLWDGGGDGGGGRGTLHTYISRLRMALRPYGVGIITRGDGYTAELGGWRTDAAEFAERARAAAALRDPVERLHRTEEALALWRGELLDGLADGELRARLGGELAELRLCALEQRAEDRLRTGRDGHPRDLHLHPRAPGHVPADGGTLAAELRPLVARHPLRERLVAALMTALYRAGRQAEALDVYRTTRLALAAELGVAPGPALRDVHDRVLAADPALDDPPLPAYAVQVRDVRLPLHTSGQPALEFCNTFAGWDGARESGAEWLTGYRALAVWAGHLGLLEDWLVTQLLKQAQQRPAAAREALAEARELRSAMHACFVAPADRRAFRQVARAAEAAARAAEFVRDEDGLGRWRLPASTGLRLPVLAVARSAADLLADPQRFTVTACPSPDCGWLFLDAPGRRRWCSLGTCAARDSAGCLARPAS, from the coding sequence TTGGAGTTCCGCCTGCTCGGTCCCTTCGAGGCGGTACGCGACGGCGCCCCCGTCTCGCTGAGCCGGCGGCGCCAGGAGCGGCTGCTGCTCGCGGTGCTGCTGCTGAGCCCGGGGCGTACGGTGGCCGCCGGCCGGCTGGCGGAGCTGCTGTGGGACGGCGGCGGGGACGGCGGCGGGGGCCGCGGCACCCTGCACACTTACATCAGCCGGCTGCGGATGGCGCTCCGGCCGTACGGGGTAGGGATTATCACCCGCGGCGACGGGTACACCGCCGAGCTGGGCGGGTGGCGGACGGACGCCGCCGAGTTCGCCGAACGGGCCCGGGCCGCCGCCGCGTTGCGCGACCCCGTGGAGCGGCTGCACCGTACGGAGGAGGCGCTGGCCCTGTGGCGTGGGGAACTCCTCGACGGGCTCGCGGACGGCGAACTGCGCGCCCGGCTCGGCGGGGAGCTGGCCGAACTGCGGCTCTGCGCCCTGGAGCAGCGCGCCGAGGACCGGCTGCGCACCGGCCGCGACGGCCACCCCCGCGACCTCCACCTCCACCCCCGCGCCCCCGGTCACGTACCCGCCGACGGCGGCACGCTCGCCGCCGAACTCCGCCCCCTCGTCGCCCGCCACCCCCTGCGCGAGCGGCTCGTGGCGGCGCTGATGACCGCGCTGTACCGCGCCGGCCGGCAGGCCGAGGCCCTCGACGTCTACCGCACCACCCGCCTCGCCCTGGCCGCCGAGTTGGGCGTCGCCCCCGGCCCGGCCCTGCGCGACGTCCACGACAGGGTGCTCGCCGCCGACCCCGCGCTCGACGATCCGCCGCTGCCCGCGTACGCCGTGCAGGTCCGGGACGTACGGCTGCCGCTGCACACCAGCGGCCAGCCGGCCCTGGAGTTCTGCAACACCTTCGCGGGCTGGGACGGCGCCCGCGAGAGCGGCGCGGAGTGGCTGACCGGCTACCGGGCGCTGGCGGTGTGGGCCGGCCACCTCGGCCTGCTGGAGGACTGGCTGGTCACCCAGCTCCTCAAGCAGGCGCAACAGCGGCCCGCCGCCGCCCGGGAGGCGCTCGCGGAGGCCCGCGAACTGCGGAGCGCGATGCACGCCTGCTTCGTCGCCCCGGCCGACCGGCGCGCGTTCAGGCAGGTCGCGCGTGCCGCCGAAGCCGCCGCCCGGGCGGCCGAGTTCGTACGCGACGAGGACGGCCTGGGCCGCTGGCGGCTGCCCGCCTCGACCGGCCTGCGGCTGCCGGTGCTCGCGGTGGCCCGCAGCGCCGCCGACCTGCTCGCCGACCCGCAGCGCTTCACCGTGACCGCGTGCCCGTCGCCCGACTGCGGCTGGCTGTTCCTCGACGCCCCGGGCCGCCGCCGCTGGTGTTCCCTGGGCACCTGCGCGGCCCGGGACAGCGCGGGCTGTCTCGCCCGGCCGGCCTCGTGA
- a CDS encoding type II toxin-antitoxin system RelE/ParE family toxin, which translates to MTDGVYVTRFTPAAQRQMRAVPLPEARRILIRLGEFQRAMDKGDTSAFDIKPLTGQDGMSRLRVGHCRVVYTVDNGALVVWVVAVGDRRDVYRAL; encoded by the coding sequence ATGACCGACGGCGTCTACGTCACGAGGTTCACCCCCGCCGCCCAGCGCCAGATGCGGGCCGTCCCCCTTCCCGAGGCGCGCAGGATCCTCATCCGTCTCGGGGAGTTTCAGCGCGCGATGGACAAGGGCGACACCTCGGCCTTCGACATCAAGCCTCTGACCGGCCAAGACGGCATGTCCCGACTGCGCGTCGGCCATTGCCGGGTCGTGTACACGGTCGACAACGGCGCACTCGTCGTCTGGGTCGTCGCCGTCGGTGATCGTCGCGACGTGTACCGCGCCCTTTAG
- a CDS encoding type II toxin-antitoxin system Phd/YefM family antitoxin: MNEPIVEAMAEVRAHLADSIDRARREATPTIITRRGKAEAVLLDLDEYERLTKLEERIEDAWLSRLAADSLAEGREPAVTLEDLAAEIVGETAQA; the protein is encoded by the coding sequence ATGAATGAGCCCATCGTCGAAGCCATGGCCGAGGTGCGGGCCCACCTGGCCGACAGCATCGATCGTGCCCGCCGCGAAGCCACCCCCACCATCATCACCCGGCGTGGCAAGGCCGAGGCCGTGCTTCTCGACCTGGACGAGTACGAGCGCCTCACGAAGCTTGAGGAGCGCATCGAGGATGCCTGGCTCTCCCGGTTGGCCGCAGACTCCCTGGCCGAGGGGCGTGAGCCCGCCGTCACGCTGGAAGATCTCGCCGCTGAGATTGTGGGGGAGACCGCCCAGGCATGA